From the Gossypium hirsutum isolate 1008001.06 chromosome A02, Gossypium_hirsutum_v2.1, whole genome shotgun sequence genome, the window CTTTGACAATGATATTTAACCGCAATCCAAACCCAACTCGACCCATAAATAAGTCTACGCatgaattacaaaataaaaactttttcatcataaaaaataatgtttGATTAGCAAATTGGCCCCTAACTTTTATTAGATTAGTACTTAAAAGTCTTTTGTAAGGAGTGTAATATGAATTatctttttatcttatttatctcacaaaatataccacatccaataaaaatgtaacatgCATCACGTtttatttattagtatttttttgaTAGAATGAGACAGTTTATGGTTTAAATACCACTTCtgataaaaacttaaaatacgATATAGGAATTGAGATATAATTTAAAGCCTAAAATTATACCTTCACAGGTAATTTTCATACAGTGGCATGGTTAGTAGTCAAATAAAATAATCCAACGTACGGCATAGGAATAATCAGAAAGGTAAAACAACGCCTCTGATGCATCCATATTAGCCTATCAATTTCTCCAAACTTGTCCTCACTATATTTCGAGAATTACAATTATGACCCTAAGAATTAGATTTAGAAATTTAAACAATTCGCGGGGCAAATACATTTCTTTCAGCTCTAGGGTTTTGCTATTCCTGCAGGAGCAGAGCGGACGAgcgagaaagaaagaaaaaagaaacaaacaggAGAGGGAAACAATGAGCCGGAGCTTGGGCATACCAGTGAAGCTACTGCACGAGGCATCCGGCCACGTGGTAACGGTGGAGCTTAAGAGCGGAGAGCTTTACAGAGGAAGCATGGTCGAATGCGAGGATAACTGGAATTGCCAGCTCGAGAACATCACCTACACCGCTAAAGTACCTCTCTTTCTCACATCCCCCCTTTTTTTCTTTAGCTATTCACTTTCGACTttgatttatttacttttatttggaTCTGATGAATTTAGGGTTTATGCTTAGTTAGTGATAAACCTTAAAATACTTCAGTGTTGGGTGTTAGATTTAGGCATTGCATGCCGGAACTCTGGACTTAAGTTTATAAGCAGGTTAAGCCTTAGGATATTGGGGAAGAGATGGATGGAGTTTCTGGGGTTTGAAAATTGAGTATGTTTCTCAGCAATTTCTCATTGCTAAATTTGAGTTTGCCTCTGGATTTTGCTTATTGACTGTTGTGTGGTTCTTTTTAGGTTATACTACAAATTTCAGGTTGTTACCTGATTTATAAAGCGTTTAAGTTGCTGGCTTCTTGTatcattgttttttatttaatagatCTAATTAAAAGTTGAATGAGTGACATCAGAATTTCATTGTGATTTGAGTGCATATTCTCTCATCCCTTTTCCAAAACCAGATATATTATCGGTAGCATGTTGTTGTTCACTTTGGCTCAAGGTTGTTCTTGTCTTTCCTCTCATATTACTTCCACTTGTAACTGATTTTAAGCTGATTGATTGGCTTGGCTTCAGGATGGAAAGATATCACAGCTTGAGCATGTTTTCATTCGAGGCAGTAAAGTCAGGTATCATGTCTCTCCCTCCCTCAGTCAACCATGTTTCATTGTTTTTAGTAAGATTGATATGCGGCATTTGATGGTAATAGGTGTTGTTATAATGAAAACAGGCATACTTTATTTGTCTATTGATAGATGGGTATATTTTGACAGGTTTATGGTCATACCGGACATGTTGAAGAATGCTCCTATGTTCAAACGCCTCGATGCTAAAATCAAGGTTCATCTTCTTTCAAGGTGTCACATTTCTTACATTATGCACTTGTTAGAAGACCTCTGACTTTGTTTCTTAACTTCATCAAAGGGTAAGAGCTCATCTCTAGGAGTTGGCAGAGGTAGAGCTGTTGCAATGAGAGCCAAAGTAAGTGTGCCTACGCTGTAATTAAGATGGAACCCGAAGAACCATGCTCTTTTTGTGTGATCTCCTTATAATTTTCCTTGTCTATAAGCTTCATATTCCAaatatgattttgtttctttttggtgTTACAGGCTCAAGCTGCCGGGCGTGGCACAACAGGTGGTAGAGGCGTTGTGCCATCGGTTCGTAGGTAACTTTGTCTTGTCAAATGGTTTCTAGTCTCTATTGTCAAAGCATCGTTCATCATTATATGCCACCGGATAAATTCTTGGGTTTAGTGATCAAGCTTGTACTCATATTTGATGTAAAAGGATCTACACTTTTGTTATGCTGACGAAAATGAAATTAGAGGTGAAGTACTTTTTCATGGATCCATATGAAAGCAAAGTGTCCATGTATGTCATGCACATCCAATCTCCTAGAACTCTTTGCCCTTCTGAATTTTGTGCGTGCTTCACAGTTTTGCCTTGTGTGGGAATATGGTCGTTTGAAACATATGGAAACGTTTAGAAAATAATTGTTGTGTATATATGCACGCTAGttatgtaaaaaatttaaataaaatattagtaaGGTATTGGTTAAAATGGCAAACTTGAAAAATTGGGCTTTGATTTTTAGGTTTAAGTTACACCCATCTAtgtttttctataaaaaatatttggggtttaaatgatttttaattgatttattgtaagaaaataaaataaaatcaaacttgTTCTTTGAGGAACTGAGAATCTTCTTTTTGATATGATAAGCAACTTCCCCTTTGGAATTTAGAAACATCTCACGTGTACGTTTCTTTTATAGTAGTAGTGATTAGAGATGCTTATGGCCTGGGTTTAACTAAAAATTTAGACTCATTCATTGGGTTTGGGTTGGGTTAGGTTTAAAAAgtgggtttaaaattttgttcaagcttgactcaaataaaaatgttaaaatttgagtCTAACTTAGCTCacctatattaattttttatattattttatataatttttaaatatataatacatcaaaaatactaaaaaaattaaaataaatatttttcaaaaataaattttaaaaaatatgtagatttaAATAGTACTAAGATagatgtaacttaacaagcaaaacatctaaaataataacaaaattaacaaatgcttttaaaataataacaaaattaataataaaataagttttatataatatccaaacaataacaaaatagtagcaacataataataatatgatagcaaaatagggagaaaacaggaaaataacattcaaaaacaacaaaaaaaagtagatttttttgtcatttagtgaatttgGGCAGGGCTCGGGCCAAAAATACCTTACTCGAGGCTTGGTCctttttttaaacgggccttaattttttgtccaagcccattttttgtgcctatatttttgcccaaaccttcCTACATTTCTTGCGGGTCTTCGAGCCGGGCCGGGTAACCTGACCCATGAGTAAATCTAGTAGTGGTGGGGTGTTTCTTTGGATGATGTGTTGTTGACCATTAATTTCATACCCTAgacttgggtttttttttcttttttttgtcttttaacGTTCACCATTTCTCAAATGATTATTTTATCCCTGAATTTATTCTTTgttatttaaaaatgtaattgATCAATGTGATTATTTGgaaatagtaaaatttttagtTCATAAGGTGGGAGAGTTccacatatataataagagttATGGGTAATTAAGGAACGAGACGATGACCTTTTGTGATAGTATTCAATTATCAATGTTGTAATGAAAACTAATATCTTCATCTCCAAAAGAATGGATGGAAATCTAAGTGGAAGAATAAGCAGGATATTAAACGTAACAGCAAGTCCAAGATTTAGAGAAATATCTTGGAATTACTTTATTCCACAAAAGAATTACTAACTTTATAGTACAGTTCGTAGTAGAAAAGGTTCGAGCAAAGTTGGGAAATTGGGATGCGGAGCAATTATCTACGACAAGACACTTCACCCTAACACAATCAGTTCTTCTCTCTATTCCTAATTATTTTATGCAAGCCATGCGAATTCCAAAAGGTGTATGTGAAAAAATTGAAGGCCTGGCAAAACAATTCATTTGGGGGCCCACCACTAAAGGATGAAAAATGGCGCTAGCTGATTAGGGATCAATGTGCCAACCATGTGTATGTGGAGGCTTAGGTCTACAGCACTTATAAAGCCAAAATgcatattttttactaaaattaagAGTTAATATAGTCTCCAAAAGAGACGCTTTATAAGTGCGTGTGTTGCGGTCAAAGTATGGAATGAAAGAGATAATTCTTGAGAATATCGCAAGAGAAAGTTGTTCAGTAATGTGGAGAGCAATTGCAAAGGTTTGGCCTTTACTAAAGGAGAATCTGTGTTGGTCAGTTGGAATGGGAACAGAGATATGATGCTGGGAAGATAATTaggtatgtaacagcccgattttgggtctagtcggaagaaattattttaatattattttatgtgcgACAGCAtgattataaaggtgcatgaaaaatttggtgactaaattttagcatttgagagctaaattgagaaaaaggactaaatcgcaaaaaagGTAAAAGTCCAATTTCACTTTATAGAcataccaaatagctagagagACAAAAATTTAAGGTCTTtgaagggaaaatagacccttaaacTGCAGCATGGCCAGCCATAGGGACAAAGAATTAGGCTAGTCAATGTTAGGTAAAAAATTGGTGACTTGtttgactaaaaagaaataaaataaaaaaagatgatatcacacatttcacttcttcttcttcaccgAAATTCTCagcaaaaataagggttttgaagccttaaaatttcatccaagCTAGCCTCTTGGAAGTAAGTCAATTTGAGGgttattcttgataatttttgtacttttgggacccctaaagcttaatctagctattgaagggactattttgtgaaatgattGATAGTCTAGGGACttaccatgaaaggatttgtatgtttgctgagtttttatggaagaaaatgagttttgGTTGTTGAGtgaacaacttttatgaaaggaCTTTTCATGAAAACCgtataggaccattttgtaaagtttgtaaaatagatagtaatgttgtgaaatattgagaatttggGGTGGTCACTAGAGAAATAAATGGTCAGTTAGGCTTGGCTAttaaggaaattcgataaaaattaattttcaagcctaggggtaaaatcataacttTTGctaagtttaagggcaaaacagtcatttaccaaagtatgagtcttaagttgaatttaatgatttttgtatttaataagctaattttgaaattttagatcaagagaaacgtgattcgggccttgatcgagggaagaacaaaatttacgaggattaggctcattCTCATCATTTTGTGCCGAGGTAAGTATATATGTAAGTAGTGTGTCATTGtagcttacttttaaatgttttattttaccATGTATCATAATCTACTCGATACCATGAAAGTATAAATAATGCGATATAAGAGTAACCTACATTATGAACAAATGCAACAGCATCAGGTTAGATACGAGATCCCGTCGAACCTCggaaatagtataggatacaaaaggtaagtcatgagaaattgagtggtctgaactcatgagttgagtctgagttcatgagacaagtgaaatatgtaatgtgggtccgggtactgactttgtgtgcAGACCTGTTAATAAgcgggcattacatgatagagctatggggtccgggtactgacttggtgaaaaggcccgtgagtagctcaagtATGCAGGTATTACAAAGTacgaggtagctttggctacttgTATAGTACTCAAGAGTAAACTACCCGTGTATTCATTGATATTTCTGAGTGTTCAAAGGGGAAACTCGATGAATGGATGGACGATACTTCCAATGAGGTAAGTTAATAGAGAGAATGAACTTGAGTTAATTTACGGGTAACTACAGGTATGTATACTAAACTCTCGAACGAAGACCATAGTATGTGATGAGATGTAGTAAGTATGCGTAAAAGAAGGAAGAGCAAGATAGTGAGgttaaaatgatatatcatttaagtatgataagccattgtttgatgaatttatttctaattacacttatttgcatatatgtacttactaagcacttatgcttaccctttttcctttccattttcattttagtGCCGCCAAAGTAGTTCGAGGATAGTCGCCTACGTCGGAGAAGCTAGTCACACTATCCTCAAAGCTCTTGGTAtaactagttttatcattttgattatggcatgtataggtatctttgattttatttttgtgtcaCATTATTTTggggccaaaggtgttggcttgttttagcacttgactcattttgtataaggccatgaaaatggctaatattgtaagtcattatatgaatgcaagatagtctttgcgaatgtgaaattgttaatatggttatatttgtgaaatgcatataggccttagctatggttgttggtTGAGAACTCATATTAAATTAGACCTTGATATGTTgattagtattaaattttgttttaggtggcataaggcttggtaaatagccttatattgtccacaccgtgtgtctaggccatgtgcctgtgtgtgacacacgaccagcctcatgggcatgttgtccggccgtgtgtcccatgcaCGTAAATTTTACAAgttaatatgcatggtagtaaacacgcaggtagagacacggccgtgtgtctcagccgtgtgaaggacacggtctagcacacgggcgtgtgccttggccatgtgccccaaaTTGGatgttgacgtcagaaacagaatgtcaaggttttggaaacgggctaggacacgggcgtgtcatggccgtgtgagggacatgggccgtagacacgggcatgtgctaggccttgtgaaaacccctataggttcgaatttagaatttaattcacacgggcatgggacacgggcgtgtccctaggtgcttaggccgtgtgtgccacacgggccattagcatgaccatgttcaagttccacacaggcgtgttgcctatccacacgggcatgtgccctgtttTAAAGGTCATTTTTCCTAGTGTTGATTAAAGGACCCGAATCGGTCCCGAGTGATTTCTAGGAGATGCTTTGGGCCTTATAGGCCCCTGATAAGAAGTTTTGGAAAAGTTTGAAAATTTCTTGAATttaatcaagtcttggtgactcgtaaatgtttgaatgaatgtgtttaagtttagtaacgcCTCATATTCCGTCATGACGTAGGGCAAGGGTGTGGGATGTTACAGGGTACTTATAATAGGCCCCCTAATTAAGCACTTGCCAATCCCAAACAGACCAACAATTAATTGTCAGCTAAGGGATATGGTAATAGAAGAAGGCGCATGGGATCTTGAAGCATTCAGAAGGAAATTATCAAAAGAGATCATACAAAGGATAATGAACATACTTCCCCAACACCCTTTAGTAGGACTTGGCAAAATTTGTTGGACACAGACCACAAACAGGAATTTCTCAGTCAAAGATGCATATCGGTTAAGAACAAAAAGAACATGGAGTGCACAAGGCAATAAGTGGAAGGAAGTCTGGAAATATCAAGGACCACATCGTGTCCGCTTCTTCCTATGGTTAGTATGCAAGCAAAGGTTGCTCACCAACCTAGAAAAGGCGCGCAGAGGGATTGGACAGGATATATCATGTCAGATTTGTTATCATAATACAAAAGATATTCTGCATGTCTTAAGAGAATGTCCGACAACTGAAGAAGTTTGATTAAACCTGGTACCTATAAACTGGCAGCCTCAATTCTTTTCAGGGAATCTTTTAGATTGGGTTGGGGTAAATTTAAGAAATCATGAGTGGTTATCAAGGACTGGGGCCCCTTGGGTAACCTTTTTTGGTTTGGTATGGAAGAATAGGAACTTGCTTATCTTTCAAAGTTAGCATGGAGCTTACCGGGGACTATTAAGACATCAATTTGTTGGGCAAAACAGTATCATGTTACTCATGTGTGGGACACATTCAAGGAACCTATTGTTGAGTCTGAATGATCATTAAGAGAAGTTGTAGGTTGAGCTTGTaggtattgttttttttattttttagtttagctAGATTTTTCGCCAAAAAAAATGTTGTAATGACGAAAAAGCatgaaaagtaaaatattaaattaaaataaactaaatcgATTTGTCGGTAGTTCTAGTCTCAAGTGCGATTTCAGTTTCGGTATTGGAATTGATCGTAGATATTTTCTAATCCTTTAGTAAGTCGGTTAAAGTGGTCGAAAAACAAACTTCAAACCACCAATTTTCTTTTGTTGTAAATTAACTCTGACAATAGCTTGACAATCAACTCTTTTCAATTGAATAGTCCTAAAAAAagcttttaatatttaatttgatgacACCTTTATGATCTAGAAAAACCCGACTCTAATTATCAAACTTAATTGCACGATTGTTTAAATTAGATTATTCACTCTTGTTATAGCCCTATTCATATAAAGACATGTGGCAAGCAGGAAGGTTACCTCAAACCACCTGTAGCACCCTCACCAGtattcaacaccggaatagggttacgaacattactgtaacgcgtaggtttgtgcaagtgtacacagtcgttatcaagtaataagtaagtatcgagttgtaacaccccgaacccgagaccgacaccggagtcggacacgagatgttaacaaactttgaaaaatttttccagacactgcccagtctgagtactagtcgcttcaaaaatcatatcttaagtttcacaactcgaaaatcagttttgtgatttttccctgaaagtagactcatgtccccacctatgtattttttctagaatttttggtcaggccaattagtacagtttattagtcaaattctcccatgttacaggggtcgactacactaaccttttcccattacgacttggatatctctctgcacagagcttcaatactgatgccgtttgtttctatggaaactagactcagagagaaatccatacatatatggtatgacccctaattatctctggtcaatttatagtgaatttccaaagtcggaacagggaatccagaaactgttctggccctgttccacaagaacccgaatatctcttactgtactgttcatatgattgtttcgttactttcatattaaagtagattcatcaaggttcgattacataatttattcactatttaattccactcctacgaattcttgtgatttttccaatccacaccactgctgctgtcagcctctgttttcaaagtaaaccttacctattttcggggtttcatggaccaactagggccttgtcatacatatgcccacatatgatcatacttagccattccaatggctgatcatttgctcaacacttccgttccaactatagttacatcatgaaaccatctatacattcataaacacgaatggtctaatgccatactccacttctacaagccattttcgcatggctgtacacttatacatttcataaagtactcgaaaaacaacaatgggtagtcctatacatgccatatcaaaattcaaccaaaatagtacccaaaagagcctttgatagtgtgggcgacttcgacttcaagatcccgagtccgatagctggagaaccaaaaaatctataaaacagaggagcagtgtaacgagtaagcaatttatgcttagtaagttttgagcaaggaattccagcataaacaaagaataacacacatttagctaaacggaatatttcacaatacgcaatttaccgatatcaaacttgcttcacaacattaacaacccttatgtacatacacaatagactaacttagccgaaggccggtagctcgtttatcaactgagcgaacatttatttgtaagggctcgattaaattcaacacatacgtaacatatccccatattgggatgtttttcgagtgtTTGCTGGAAtgttacagcaagctcattcattaccaatcacgtaccttcgggatttaaccggatatagctcctcgttcaaatgccttcgggacatagcccggttttagtaactcacacaatgccttcggggcataacccggatttaataactcgcacgaatgccttcgggacttaacccggatttagtatctcgcacaaaggccttcggggcttaacccggaatttgtatctcgcacaaataccttcggatcttagtccgggtatattcacttagcacaaagccttcgggacttagcccggtcagcattcaattaatcatgcacatctaacaataattcatggcacattcatatttcattttcatttgcgaaactcaaacacaaggcacatatcgtccttgcacattcggctcaatagccacacatagagcatgatttaatcacatcgtaatttaagctctcttactcaagaacttacctcgggtgttgtcgaacgattccgctagctattcaaccactttttccttccctttatcggatttatttccctttgctcttgagcttaattaaacaaataaattgatttcatcatttaggcatcaaaaagatgaacacaaggcacttagcccatatttatacattagacattaaagtctcatacatgcaaaaatcatgcatcaacacaacatattagctaatttctttccccttggccgaatatgcatgtctattttggtgtcgatttcaacacttaatacacacatatacacactagtaaagcatcctccccttttcatcaatttaacacatgcattgctcattaacatgcaaagttacattcggccttagcacacatcttgctagccgattcttctccatttagcaaccaatgcacatatgtgctcacacaaaaatgctaaaaggaggttcaagaatcatcaagccatcatcacatgcattattaacaagcttcatattttgcatgcaatggcattaacacaacctccacctaggccgaatcttaactcatcctcatgcctcatcaccacaacatcaaacaccaaccaagaatgatgcatccatggtcaagtgccaattccatcacatagcaagatttagaccatgggctaggtagaactcaagctaacaactaaaacatgcatgcatctcatggaacatcatcaaacataccttagcctagctacatgcatggccgaatctcttcacctttcttcttctttcctccttaaatttttggccaaggatgaaccaaaggatgagaaaatttttttctttgtttttctttctaatttaggctaaatgaaggtgagaaaaggatgaacaaagatcttctcctctcttttctttagctcacggcaatgggggggggggaaaagaatcaactacacacttttttttgtgtattcatcatactccttttcattatttaatttccatgcctattattttattttattccacccatgatgcaccaacaaaacatgtctatgacatgtcttggccatcaaacttggtctaccatgcttgtcatggccggccactactagtaggggggaatttgacatgcaagtccccctttgtccacatgcactaataggtcctcacacattgacctatcacattttagaattttctcacataagtcctattgactaaattcacatgaaatcaaccaaattgaagcttgaaattttcacacattcataattacatattctagacaataagtatcacattcaaacatttcggtgactcggtttagcggtcccgaaaccacttcccgactagggtcaactttgggctgtcacaactctcccccacttaagaaattttcgtccccgaaaatcttaccggtaaataggtttgggtatcgttctttcatcgagctctcggtctcccaagtagcttcctcgatcccgtgtttgagccataacacctttactagcggaactcttttgtttcgcaactccttcacttcacgagctaggatacgcatcggttcttcttcatagctcatgtcgacttgaatttcaacctctgatgggctaattatatgcgatggatcagattgatagcgtcgaagcatcgaaacatgaaagacgcaatgaatcttttctagctccgggggcaaaatcaatctatacgcaaccggaccaactcgttcggagatttcgtacggccaaTGAATCttaggctcaacttgcccttacggccgaacctgagtatctttttcctaggtgaaaccttaaggaacactttgtctcccacctgatactcgatgtcttttcgtttcaaatctgcgtacgacttctgacgatctgtggctaccttcagactttcacggattacctttactttctgttcagcatctttaatcaaatcaactccgaaaattttactttcaccgagctcggtccaaaacaatggtgtacggcatttacgaccgtacaaagcctcgtaaggtgccatcttaatacttgattgaaaactattgttgtaagcgaattcaatcaaaggtaaataccgttcccatgaactactgaactcgaggatgcaacatctcaacatatcctcaagtatctgaattatccgctcggattgaccatcggtttgggggtgaaaagcagtgctaaaatgcagcttggtacccagagcttcttgcaatttcttccaaaatcgtgaggtgaatctcggatctctatacgacacgatagaaacaggtaccccgtgtaatctcacaatttgataaacgtacaattcagctagttatccaatgaaaaatccgtacgtacggggatgaaatgagccgacttagtcagtctatcaacaacaacccatatagcatccttcttacttgctgacaagggcagtccggacacaaagtccattgtgactcgatcccatttccactcgggtatcatgatcggctggagtaatcctgaaggcacttgatgttccgctttcacttgttgacatattaaacatctcgaaacaaagtcggagatgtaccgtttcataccatgccaccaaattgacgtttcaaatcgttgtacatttcgtactcccgggtgaattgagattcggctacaatgggcttcgttcagaatcatcgaaatgagttctgaattccttggaacacacaaacgatttctgaacctcacacaatcatcatcatcaatttgaaactccgattcctcgttcggaaacacttagcccgttttgcaaccaattcatcatcgactttctgagcttcacgaatttggtgagtcataatggtttagcttttaattcagctactaacacattgtctggtagaacagacaaatgcacgttcatcgctcgtaaagcaacaATGACTTCCGCTTAAGGCgtcgcaaccacgttagccttcctgggtggtaatcaatgacaagctcgtaatcttcaAACtcagccaacgtctttgtcgcaatTCAAGTTCGTTGAGTCatcaatatttgagacttttgtgatccgaatacaTGGCACTTTCGCAAACAATAGTGCCATATTTCAAgcatacgatggcggctagctcgagatcatgggttggatactttctctcgtgtggcttcaattgtctcgacgcataggccacaactcgaccttcttgcatcaatacgcaacccaacccgagtagggatgcgtcactataaatgacaaactctttgcctgattcgggttgcactaaaattggagcttcagtcaaatgagttttcagttga encodes:
- the LOC107962870 gene encoding small nuclear ribonucleoprotein SmD3b, with the protein product MSRSLGIPVKLLHEASGHVVTVELKSGELYRGSMVECEDNWNCQLENITYTAKDGKISQLEHVFIRGSKVRFMVIPDMLKNAPMFKRLDAKIKGKSSSLGVGRGRAVAMRAKAQAAGRGTTGGRGVVPSVRR